From Gloeocapsopsis sp. IPPAS B-1203, one genomic window encodes:
- a CDS encoding NAD(P)H-quinone oxidoreductase subunit N: MDFANLVDQLNAGTILPEGIVLTTLMVIVIGDLIVGRSASRWIPYTAIAGLLAAVVALYLQWNNPNPISFLGAFNSDDLSIVFRGIIALSTAVTILMSIRYIEQSGTALAEFIGIMLTATLGGMFLSGASELVTIFISLETLSISSYLMTGYTKRDPRSNEAALKYLLIGASSTGVFLYGVSLLYGLSGGETQLSAIASAITDANLSQSLGLVISLVFVIAGVAFKISAAPFHQWTPDVYEGSPTPVVAFLSVGSKAAGFALAIRMMNSAFPLLIDEWQFVFTALAVLSMVLGNVVALAQTSMKRMLAYSSIGQAGFVMIGLIAGTEAGYASMVFYLLVYLFMNLGAFTCLILFTLRTGTDQISEYSGLYQKDPLLTLCLSICLLSLGGIPPLAGFFGKIYLFWAGWQAGQYGLVLLGLVTTVVSIYYYIRVVRMMVVKEPQEMSEAVKNYPAVQWNLPGMRPLQVGLVLTLVATSLAGILSNPLFTIANSSIARTPTLQTTVISTHIPAKEQNRG; the protein is encoded by the coding sequence ATGGATTTTGCTAATCTTGTAGACCAGTTAAATGCTGGAACAATTTTGCCGGAGGGGATAGTGCTAACTACCTTGATGGTAATAGTCATAGGCGATTTGATTGTCGGACGTAGTGCTTCGCGCTGGATTCCTTATACAGCGATCGCAGGTTTACTCGCCGCTGTCGTCGCGTTATATCTTCAATGGAATAACCCAAATCCGATTTCATTTCTTGGTGCTTTTAATAGCGATGACCTCAGTATCGTCTTTCGCGGCATCATCGCGCTATCAACTGCGGTAACGATCTTGATGTCGATTCGCTATATTGAGCAATCTGGCACAGCTTTAGCAGAATTCATTGGAATTATGCTGACAGCAACACTAGGAGGGATGTTCTTATCTGGGGCTTCTGAATTAGTGACAATTTTCATCTCACTAGAAACCCTCAGTATCTCTTCGTACTTGATGACAGGATACACCAAACGCGATCCCCGCTCAAACGAAGCTGCACTGAAATATTTGCTGATTGGTGCTTCAAGTACAGGTGTTTTCCTTTACGGTGTTTCTCTACTGTATGGTTTATCTGGAGGTGAAACTCAATTAAGTGCGATCGCATCGGCAATAACTGACGCTAACTTAAGTCAATCACTTGGTTTAGTAATTTCTTTGGTATTTGTGATTGCAGGTGTTGCATTTAAAATTTCTGCTGCACCCTTCCACCAGTGGACACCTGATGTTTATGAAGGTTCGCCAACTCCAGTCGTTGCATTTTTATCAGTAGGTTCTAAAGCTGCAGGATTTGCTTTAGCAATTCGCATGATGAATAGTGCTTTCCCCCTACTCATTGATGAGTGGCAATTTGTTTTTACTGCGCTTGCTGTCCTCAGTATGGTGCTAGGTAACGTCGTTGCGCTGGCACAAACCAGTATGAAACGAATGTTAGCTTATTCCTCAATCGGACAAGCTGGATTTGTGATGATTGGTTTAATTGCGGGAACCGAAGCAGGTTATGCCAGTATGGTATTTTACCTATTGGTTTACCTGTTCATGAACTTGGGAGCATTTACCTGTCTCATTCTGTTTACGCTACGGACAGGTACTGACCAAATTAGTGAATACTCTGGTCTTTATCAAAAAGATCCTCTGCTAACGCTGTGTTTGAGTATCTGCTTACTATCTTTAGGCGGTATCCCACCTCTTGCAGGATTCTTTGGTAAAATTTACTTATTCTGGGCAGGATGGCAAGCTGGACAATATGGATTGGTTCTACTCGGTTTAGTCACCACGGTAGTTTCTATTTACTACTACATTCGTGTTGTGCGGATGATGGTTGTTAAAGAACCACAGGAAATGTCTGAAGCCGTGAAGAACTATCCTGCAGTACAATGGAATTTACCTGGAATGCGACCGTTGCAAGTCGGCTTGGTATTGACTCTAGTGGCTACTTCTTTGGCAGGGATTTTGTCGAATCCACTATTCACCATAGCTAACAGTTCAATTGCGCGCACACCCACACTGCAAACAACGGTAATTAGTACCCACATACCCGCGAAAGAACAGAACAGGGGTTAG
- a CDS encoding DUF6875 domain-containing protein, producing the protein MQLYSPIELDQIQEDIPYLSQTMEWVKMFLAKPHPDLGRAGPVCPFLPRALQLNSIRLTVIRTQNLEQQQVEKIVKGYQNIFFNLEPTEGEAAFYKALMLIFPDISTEAFKLIDSIQRQLKPSFVEAGLMIGEFHKQNSSSGLHNPNFRPLRSPIPMLGIRFMVESDLPFLNDLNSEPSLRIRYLEAYLSRLHNVLKDEKVKLAQEALSLAKYQLEQFSLVN; encoded by the coding sequence ATGCAACTATATTCACCAATTGAGCTTGACCAAATCCAAGAAGATATACCTTACTTAAGTCAAACTATGGAGTGGGTTAAAATGTTTTTAGCAAAGCCTCACCCTGATTTAGGAAGAGCTGGTCCTGTTTGTCCTTTTTTGCCTCGTGCTTTACAGTTAAATAGCATACGACTAACAGTAATTCGTACTCAAAACTTGGAGCAACAGCAAGTTGAAAAGATTGTCAAAGGCTACCAAAATATTTTCTTTAACTTAGAACCAACAGAAGGAGAAGCTGCATTTTACAAAGCTCTCATGCTCATTTTTCCTGATATCAGTACTGAAGCTTTTAAATTAATTGATAGTATCCAACGCCAGCTGAAGCCTTCCTTTGTTGAGGCAGGACTAATGATAGGAGAATTTCACAAGCAAAACAGCAGTTCTGGGCTACATAATCCCAACTTCCGTCCCCTTCGTAGCCCAATTCCAATGCTAGGTATTCGCTTTATGGTCGAGTCTGATCTTCCTTTTCTTAATGATTTAAATTCTGAGCCAAGCTTGCGTATTAGATATCTTGAGGCTTATCTATCGCGTTTGCACAATGTGTTAAAAGATGAAAAAGTTAAGTTAGCTCAGGAAGCATTGTCTTTAGCTAAATATCAACTAGAACAATTCAGCTTAGTTAATTAA
- a CDS encoding Rpn family recombination-promoting nuclease/putative transposase: protein MKTDSILYRLFKTFPSVFFELLGQSSVEAEAYEFLSVEVKQTAFRIDGVFLPKQPQLNQPIHFTEFQFQSDPGLYSRLLTEIFIYLDKTEMLNDWRGTVIWMSRRLDLGVPTRYWEFFESQRVQVIYLDELKDFAHQSIGLGTLILLVEPPEVASVKARSLIEQSRQITDEQVSRKLVELIETIVVYKFPHKSQAEIRAMLGLGDLKQTRVYQEGLEDGERKGRVEGKLEAVPRLLKLGLTLEQVAEALELDVAAVREAGRSHEQ from the coding sequence GTGAAAACTGATTCAATTCTCTATCGACTGTTTAAGACATTTCCGAGTGTTTTTTTTGAATTGCTGGGTCAATCTTCAGTTGAAGCAGAGGCGTATGAATTTTTATCAGTGGAAGTCAAGCAAACAGCCTTTCGCATTGATGGGGTGTTTTTGCCCAAACAACCACAGTTAAACCAACCAATTCATTTCACCGAATTTCAGTTTCAATCTGATCCTGGGTTATACTCTCGCCTCCTCACCGAGATTTTTATCTATCTGGATAAGACGGAAATGCTCAACGATTGGCGGGGAACAGTGATTTGGATGAGTCGTCGCCTCGATCTGGGAGTACCTACGCGCTACTGGGAGTTTTTTGAAAGTCAACGGGTGCAAGTAATCTACTTAGATGAGTTGAAAGATTTTGCTCATCAATCAATCGGTTTAGGAACTCTTATACTATTGGTTGAACCACCAGAAGTAGCAAGTGTAAAAGCCAGGAGTCTAATTGAGCAAAGTAGACAAATTACTGATGAACAGGTAAGTAGAAAATTAGTAGAATTAATAGAAACGATCGTTGTTTATAAGTTTCCTCACAAGAGTCAAGCGGAGATTCGAGCAATGTTAGGATTAGGCGATTTGAAACAAACAAGGGTTTACCAAGAAGGCTTGGAAGACGGAGAACGTAAGGGACGTGTTGAGGGTAAATTGGAAGCAGTGCCTCGGTTATTGAAGTTAGGATTAACTTTGGAACAAGTTGCAGAAGCACTAGAATTAGATGTTGCAGCAGTGAGAGAAGCAGGGCGATCGCATGAACAATAA
- a CDS encoding Uma2 family endonuclease gives MISSWATVTDEELMQISSKNPDLQFERNADGTLVIMPPTGGISSNREIKAGAYLLNWVESNDLGEVFSSSCGFRLANTAVRSPDAAFVAKGRLPENWDEQEDSFLNLAPDFVIEIRSKTDSLETLQAKMREYIENGVRLGWLFDRQNQQAWVYRADQSITQYPATAVLSGEDVVPGFTLTVKSFIG, from the coding sequence ATGATTTCATCTTGGGCTACTGTAACTGATGAAGAGTTAATGCAAATCAGTTCCAAAAATCCAGATTTACAATTTGAGCGGAATGCTGACGGGACGTTAGTCATTATGCCACCTACAGGAGGGATTTCTAGTAATCGCGAAATTAAAGCAGGAGCTTACCTACTAAACTGGGTGGAAAGTAACGATCTTGGTGAAGTCTTTAGCTCAAGTTGTGGTTTTCGCTTAGCAAATACTGCTGTAAGATCTCCTGATGCGGCTTTTGTTGCTAAAGGCAGATTACCAGAAAATTGGGACGAGCAGGAAGATTCTTTTTTGAATTTAGCTCCTGATTTTGTGATAGAAATTCGCTCTAAAACTGATAGTTTGGAAACGCTACAAGCAAAAATGCGCGAGTATATCGAAAATGGCGTACGGTTGGGATGGTTATTTGACCGTCAAAATCAACAAGCTTGGGTATACAGGGCAGATCAATCAATTACACAGTATCCAGCAACAGCAGTTTTGAGTGGGGAGGATGTTGTTCCTGGATTTACTTTAACCGTGAAATCTTTTATCGGGTAA
- a CDS encoding iron-siderophore ABC transporter substrate-binding protein, with protein sequence MFLDCHNLNRYVSLVFLTVILIAACQGGITNSPSLDEPPSTDCRMINHAGGKTTICGKPQKVAALEPKILSMMLALDVQPAAYADAYLVQSPQFDNPSTQIPYLGNFITSQPVNLGERSQPSLETLTLVKPNLILGVSSQENKLLSSIAPTVLINIDTQGWQDNIQIVAKALNREDNVQQVIDSYQQQLAEVRTKLAPFVNTHPRVLNVICSQSMDYIEIAYAGDAVRILEAVGFQPVLLNNVEQKPGVRPIVTIETLSQLDADIIIVHTWLEQWEGNSTYNVPLAELKQKWVKNPLLHNSRAWKEGRVYFVDYQMWGSVIGGPIADSLILEQLPTLLLSPSQGNLNPT encoded by the coding sequence ATGTTCCTAGATTGCCACAACCTGAATCGATACGTTAGTCTTGTCTTTCTCACCGTCATTTTGATCGCAGCTTGCCAAGGTGGTATTACTAACAGTCCTAGTTTAGATGAGCCGCCATCCACTGATTGTCGAATGATTAACCATGCTGGAGGTAAAACCACGATTTGTGGCAAACCTCAAAAAGTAGCGGCTTTGGAACCAAAAATACTAAGTATGATGCTTGCGCTTGATGTGCAACCTGCTGCTTACGCTGATGCTTATTTGGTACAGTCACCCCAATTTGACAACCCTAGCACACAGATTCCTTACTTGGGCAATTTTATCACGAGTCAGCCGGTGAATTTAGGCGAGCGATCGCAGCCCTCTTTGGAAACTTTAACTCTAGTCAAACCAAATTTAATCTTAGGCGTAAGCTCTCAGGAAAATAAACTGCTGTCTTCAATTGCTCCTACAGTGCTAATAAACATTGATACACAGGGATGGCAAGATAATATTCAAATTGTCGCTAAAGCACTCAATCGAGAAGATAATGTACAACAGGTGATTGATTCGTATCAGCAACAGCTTGCCGAAGTTCGCACTAAACTAGCCCCTTTCGTAAACACTCATCCGCGAGTGTTGAATGTCATTTGCAGTCAATCGATGGACTACATTGAGATTGCATACGCTGGGGATGCAGTTCGGATCTTGGAAGCCGTTGGATTTCAACCTGTATTACTTAACAATGTGGAGCAAAAACCAGGAGTCCGACCCATAGTTACTATTGAAACATTATCTCAACTCGATGCAGATATTATTATTGTTCATACTTGGCTTGAGCAATGGGAAGGCAATTCTACTTATAACGTCCCGCTAGCAGAACTCAAGCAAAAATGGGTTAAAAATCCCCTGCTGCATAATTCACGAGCATGGAAAGAAGGTCGAGTTTACTTCGTTGACTATCAAATGTGGGGTAGTGTTATTGGTGGACCTATTGCTGATTCTCTGATATTAGAACAGTTGCCAACACTTCTACTTTCACCTTCCCAAGGTAATTTAAATCCGACATGA